GAACTTCAGTCTAGCCTCTTTGACATGAAACTGAGGGATTCAAAGCCAAGATGACAGAAATGGTCATGGAAAGTCTGAGAGGCACAGAGTGGCACTCAAATCTTTAGCACGCTGGTGTTAAATAAGTGCGAAATAGCTTGATGTGGTTCTCCGTAAAAGCTTGTGAGCACCACGGGCACTGCTCTTTCTGATGTAGTACAAATACCTTCCGGTTCCGCAGCTATATCCTCCAATTGCCAAAAACACCACAGAGCAATGAGGGAGCGTGTGGCTGTGACTGTGGAACAGTATAGACGTTGTGGATGTCTTTGTCCATCGCCCTTCTCAAAGGGGCAGGCTCGGATCAGGGGGCAGTGACAGCTTCCTTACAACAGTCTCCTACCCTGGAAAGGGCTGTGCCCCCTGGCACTTTTTTGGCCCGGTGGTCGTCCAGATTAGCAGTGCGGTGGTCATCCAGATTAGCAGTGCTGGGGACAAGTTTGTTGGCGTGTTGGGGGGGCCTGTGCACGCAGGGAGCCTGGGGGCGAGGGTGTGATGTATTCCTGTGCCTCGGCCCTGCTGTGGTGGGGGTCAATCCAGCgtgagcctggagaggctgctCTTACTTGGGTTCTTGGGTtgccctctcccttccctgcctgcctctgggCCTTTCATCAAGTCCTCAGTGTCCACCCCAGCTACGGGACAAGGGACTCGCTCCTTCCTGGGAAGCCCCAGGAGGCAGCTGGCGGGCTGCAAGGCAGGGAGTGATGGATGGAGGACTGGAAGGATGGACggacggatggatggatggatggatggcgGGGCCatggctggcggggggggggccggctgCCCGGCGGCGCGGTGCTGGCCCcgggggaaggggtggggggccGGGTGGGTGTGACCCGCTCtcccagccgccgccgccgcggtcCGCCCCCGCTCACAAGGTGCCTGAGCCGGAGAGAGAGCAGCAGCGCCGCGTCCCCACCGCCGTCCGCAGCGCCCGCCCCGCCATGCCCAACTTCGCCGGCACTTGGAAGATGAGGAGCAGCGAGAATTTCGACGAGCTCCTCAAGGCGCTgggtgaggcgctggggggggggggaggaagggagcctggcAGCGGACAGCCCGGGGCTGCGTCCCGCGGGAGAGGGGGGACGCGGCGGGGGCTGCAGCCGGAACCGCGCTCCGGTGCCCGGCTGCCTCTAGGGCCGGGCACCCGGGAGAGCTCCGTGCGCCGACCGCGGGCCGGAGAGCCTCCCGCCGGCGCGGGGGAAAGCTGTGAGCCCTGCCAGGGGAGGGGCGACCGCAGGCACGGCACGGTCAGAGCCTCACCTGCGGACGCCGGTGGTTCTGCCAGGGCGGGGGGGATCCGGGCCGCCGCTGGCCCCGGCGGCTCCTGCCGCGCTCCACCACGGGGATCCTCGCAAGAGCCCGCGTTTGCCGCCGGTGCGGAGCCGGCcggagagctgcagctccctACCGCGCCGAGCCTTGCCGTAGGGCTACGCGCGGTGccccggggccgcgccgccgccgcggtgGCCGCCGGCCTCTCGCCTCCCCGCGACCGGCGTGGTGCTGGGCGAGCTCGGCCCGGGGCACGGCTGGCCGCTTCAAGCTCTGCTTCCTCCCCGCTTCGCCCAGGTGTCAACGCCATGCTCAGGAAGGTGGCGGTGGCCGCCGCCTCCAAACCCCACGTGGAGATCCGCCAGGACGGGGACCAGTTCTACATCAAAACTTCCACCACTGTCCGCACCACGGAGATCAACTTCAAAATCGGGGAGAGCTTTGAGGAGGAGACGGTGGATGGACGAAAGTGCAGGGTAGGAGGAGAGCCGAggcatgtgtgtctgtgtgtgcgtgcatTACCAAGTTCTTTTCAGATGGGACAGACACATCTACTGCAGGTGTCCCCAGACAGTGGCATTACTGCCCTCCACCCTCTTCTTCCCAGAAACGCTCTTTGGGGGTTCTTGGTGGTCACCGCTCCTCTTGTCCCTCGTCCAACGTTTTCCCTCTTGCAGGGTAAAACTGAAATCTGAAGGCAACAGAGCATGGCAGGTCTCAAAGGCAGAGTTTGAGTACCCACTTGCCGGCTTCTTGGCCGGCAGGGTTTTGTCCAGCTCTTTTTGCTTCTCTCAACCCTGGAGACCTCAGCTGCAATGAAAGCTCTCCCCAGCCTCTGTCCCTGACAGAAACACGGGGAACAGTGGAGCAAGAGACACCTCGAGAGTCAGGATTTAGTGCACAAACCTGACATAACTTTTGTTCCTAAACTGAATCAGCTGAGTTCACAAGCAAGGACTGCAGACTGTTGGTAATTTGGGGCTGAAATCCTCTTTCATGCCCTTGCAAGTGCATGTCTCCAGTTTGCTGATCAGGTAAGTCTTTAACAGTGTAAGGCAGACTTCCAGCGGGTGTTACACCAGCCATAATTACACCATCTCCTCGTGCAGAAGTGCATTAGAGGGCATTCACTGGAGTGTTTTGGGCTTGATTCTGTGTGTGAGCCCCTGCTCCTCGACCTTTGTAACCGCTTCTGTGGCTGTGGAGGGGGCTTTAAATCAGCAGCGTCTGACACCAGCCTCTCTCTGCTGTAGATACGTGGGGTCTGGGGTATTGAAGAACTGGGTTGTAATCATAGCTGTCTTTTGAAAAAAGTTATCAAAGGCATGGGTTCGTTATCCTTTCCTCAGGCACTTTACTGTCACACTTAGAAGTATATATAAAACACTTATAAAAGAAGTATGAATAAAGAGTATCAAGATGTAGTCCCAAATGagaatacagttttaaaagtatCCTATGGTGGTGAAATAATCTACTTTCCAAAATATGATCTCTGCTAATTCTTGTGCCAGCTTCTGAGAGCATTTGCACCACTAAAAATTCGGAGCTTACTATCTCCAGTGCAATTGCTGTGAatttaaatttatgaaaaagGGAGGCAGATTCTAGGAGTCAGTGAACATTTAGAACATCCACTTGATCTCTAGGATGAGTTATCATGTATTTAACAGTTTGTTCAGGAAATGTTGCTGGCTTTGTTAATTTATCTTGTTCGGCAAAAGTAGTATGTTAGTGTCTTCATGCATAATGCATATACAATAAATGTGACCCGCTTTCTAGAGGAGGATTTATTGCTGCAGATGGAAAAACAATAATTACAGCTGTAAGCTATGAAAGttggaaaaatctgaaagaaatgtgttttgtgaAGTAGTaaattttttccatgtgttgtgaaattatttttagtctGCTCCCAGGAATAAGTTGTACTGCAGTGTGTATATAACCAAGATGTGGCCACAGAGCAGAAACTGacagataataaaataatacttcAGAATGTAATTTGGAATATCTGGCAAAATTGCTGACTGGCGATAGATTTTTATACACTTTATGGGGtggagggttttgttttgccaaCTAACTTGATCCATTGTTCGTACAGACAAAGAGCGAGTCACGTAGTTGTACTGCAAGGCATAGCTTCTATAACTGCCATTTGAGATGGCTTGTTGGCTTAAAAACcttattgttttgaaaaaatatttataaagtaaacagctaattttaaatcaaagtcaagtttttttcctttggaaagtcTGGGAAGTGTTAACTTGAATTTATGCctgcatatgcacacacacatgtatatgtatatgatTACAGACTAATGAATATCTCCCATGAGCTAGTTATAAAGCGATTACTTGCACATTCATTACAGGGCATCCTTCTGCACAGCTGTTTCATTGCACTGTAGAATAATAATTCAGTGCTAGAATGAAAAGCAACAGTCGGGGCTTGCCTGTTTGTGAAAGCTAAACAAAATCCtatggggttgtttttttatttttcagtggtttcaTAGTCGttactgaaatgctttgaaaaatgccCAAGGGTATTTCAATCTCCGGATCCACGACCTTAAAAAAGTAACACTAGAAACACTAGAATTCTAACAAAGTTTCTTCAATTTAGTTGTGATTTATTCTAGTTTGTTAGCACAGTAAGTGTTTAATATACAGTTAACTTGGCACGGTGCCATAGAGCATGAAAGGTTTTAAGGGACAAATACTGCATTATTTATGACCACAACATGATACATATGATTCTTGATGCTTTTATGCTAAGGAGACTCTGTACTGATAAATAACATGTCAGATCAAACCACATGTATACAAAGATGCTTGGGAATGTAGACACTACattatcacatttttaaattatacttttCAACATCAAGCATTTTATGAAAACTGGGTGGCTTTTTAATTTGGAAGCAAATGCAGATTTATGCTGAAAAGACACATttacaattacttttttattaatatatacCTATTTCCAAAATGCCCCCTCACACCTTAATTTTGATTTCACCACTTTCCACTGATGTctttttccctttgcctttATCTATCTATGTGTTGCTCCTTTACTGCAGCAATTATTCTCACTACTGCTCATTGTTGTCTTTCTGCCTCATGCTGCTGGGGAATATAATTAATGTTATTCCTAATGGTTTTCTTGCCTGCAGAGTTTGGCCACTTGGGAGAATGAAAACAAGATCTATTGCAAACAAACTCTTATTGAGGGAGATGGCCCCAAAACATACTGGACTCGAGAATTAGCTAATGATGAGCTGATTTTGGTAAGAACCTTGCATCCACCCAGTACATGCACCATATTAACAGTTTTTTGTTACCGTGTAGTATGACTTGctattttttcttacttaagTCCATCTGGAAAACTACCATTTCCATACTCCTCTACAGTACAATTCatacaacacttttttttcccttttaaattttatttttaagaacaaatgAAGATATATGGAGGTTCTCACTTGCATTTTATTGCTCTAACTTTTGCCATACTTTTTCTGGTAGAATAATCACGAGTGGGCCACTTCTGCTCTGTAAGTTCACAACACCACCAAAGAATTTGCTTGATTTATTGCAGGTTTTCTCTGGTGAAAGTGAGATCAAGGCATTTGACCTCATTTCTGGGGAGCCTTCTTTTTTAGGCATGTGCATAATATGTTGCCTCTTATCCATAATCACACGGTGTATAGCAGGAAAGATGTGGCATGTTGTTAGCATGCTGTAATCtcattctggttttgaagaACATATAATTCCTCCCCCATGCCTGCCACCTTCCCCAATTCCTTGATAATCTCTGAATCCAGTTCAGAATCACCTTCCT
This region of Buteo buteo chromosome 13, bButBut1.hap1.1, whole genome shotgun sequence genomic DNA includes:
- the CRABP1 gene encoding cellular retinoic acid-binding protein 1, producing the protein MPNFAGTWKMRSSENFDELLKALGVNAMLRKVAVAAASKPHVEIRQDGDQFYIKTSTTVRTTEINFKIGESFEEETVDGRKCRSLATWENENKIYCKQTLIEGDGPKTYWTRELANDELILTFGADDVVCTRIYVRE